In a genomic window of Lactuca sativa chloroplast, complete genome:
- the atpI gene encoding ATP synthase CF0 A subunit (ATP synthase CF0 A chain) translates to MNVLSCSINTLNGLYDISGVEVGQHFYWKIGGFQVHGQVLITSWVVIAILLASATLAVRNPQTIPTSGQNFFEYVLEFIRDVSKTQIGEEYGPWVPFIGTMFLFIFVSNWSGALLPWKIIQLPHGELAAPTNDINTTVALALLTSVAYFYAGLSKKGLGYFGKYIQPTPILLPINILEDFTKPLSLSFRLFGNILADELVVVVLVSLVPSVVPIPVMFLGLFTSGIQALIFATLAAAYIGESMEGHH, encoded by the coding sequence ATGAATGTTCTATCATGTTCCATCAACACACTAAATGGGTTATACGATATATCCGGTGTGGAAGTAGGCCAACATTTTTATTGGAAAATCGGGGGTTTCCAAGTCCACGGCCAAGTACTTATTACTTCTTGGGTTGTAATTGCTATCTTATTAGCTTCAGCCACTCTAGCCGTTCGGAACCCACAAACCATTCCGACCAGCGGTCAGAATTTCTTCGAATATGTCCTTGAATTTATTCGAGATGTGAGTAAAACTCAAATTGGAGAAGAATATGGTCCTTGGGTTCCTTTTATTGGAACTATGTTTCTATTTATTTTTGTTTCTAATTGGTCAGGCGCCCTTTTACCTTGGAAAATCATACAATTACCTCATGGGGAGTTAGCCGCCCCCACGAATGATATAAATACTACTGTTGCTTTGGCTTTACTCACATCAGTGGCATATTTCTATGCGGGTCTTAGCAAAAAAGGATTAGGTTATTTCGGTAAATATATTCAACCAACTCCAATTCTTTTACCTATTAACATCTTAGAAGATTTCACAAAGCCCCTATCACTTAGTTTTCGACTTTTCGGAAATATATTAGCCGATGAATTAGTAGTTGTTGTTCTTGTTTCTTTAGTACCTTCAGTGGTTCCTATCCCTGTCATGTTCCTTGGATTATTTACAAGTGGTATTCAAGCTCTTATTTTTGCAACTTTAGCTGCGGCTTATATAGGTGAATCCATGGAGGGCCACCATTGA
- the psbZ gene encoding photosystem II protein Z (YCF9) — MTLAFQLAVFALIATSSILLISVPVVFASPDGWSSNKNVVFSGTSLWIGLVFLVGILNSLIS; from the coding sequence ATGACTCTTGCTTTCCAATTGGCTGTTTTTGCATTAATTGCTACTTCATCAATCTTATTGATTAGCGTACCCGTTGTATTTGCTTCTCCTGATGGTTGGTCAAGTAACAAAAATGTTGTATTTTCAGGTACATCATTATGGATTGGATTAGTCTTTCTGGTGGGTATCCTTAATTCTCTCATCTCTTGA
- the rps2 gene encoding ribosomal protein S2 → MTRRYWNINLEEMMEAGVHFGHGTRKWNPKMAPYISAKRKGIHITNLTRTARFLSEACDLVFDAASRGKQFLIVGTKNKEADSVAWAAIRARCHYVNKKWLGGMLTNWSTTETRLHKFRDLRTEQKTGGLDRLPKRDAAMLKRQLSHLQTYLGGIKYMTGLPDIVIIVDQHEEYTALQECITLGIPTICLIDTNCDPDLADISIPANDDAISSIRLILNKLVFAICEGRSGYIRNP, encoded by the coding sequence ATGACAAGAAGATATTGGAACATTAATTTAGAAGAGATGATGGAAGCAGGAGTTCATTTTGGCCATGGTACTAGGAAATGGAATCCTAAAATGGCACCTTATATCTCTGCAAAACGTAAAGGTATTCATATTACAAATCTTACTAGAACTGCTCGTTTTTTATCAGAAGCTTGTGATTTGGTTTTTGATGCAGCAAGCAGAGGAAAACAATTCTTAATTGTTGGCACTAAAAATAAAGAAGCTGATTCAGTAGCATGGGCTGCAATAAGGGCTCGGTGTCATTATGTTAATAAAAAATGGCTCGGTGGTATGTTAACGAATTGGTCCACTACAGAAACAAGACTTCATAAGTTTAGAGACTTGAGAACCGAACAAAAAACAGGGGGGCTCGACCGTCTTCCGAAAAGAGATGCGGCTATGTTGAAAAGACAATTATCTCATTTGCAAACATATCTGGGTGGGATTAAATATATGACAGGGTTACCCGATATTGTAATCATCGTTGATCAGCACGAAGAATATACGGCCCTTCAAGAATGTATCACGTTGGGAATTCCAACAATTTGTTTAATCGATACAAATTGTGACCCCGATCTCGCAGATATTTCGATTCCAGCCAATGATGACGCTATATCTTCAATCCGATTAATTCTTAACAAATTAGTATTTGCAATTTGTGAAGGCCGTTCTGGCTATATAAGAAATCCGTGA
- the atpH gene encoding ATP synthase CF0 C subunit (ATP synthase CF0 C chain), protein MNPLISAASVIAAGLAVGLASIGPGVGQGTAAGQAVEGIARQPEAEGKIRGTLLLSLAFMEALTIYGLVVALALLFANPFV, encoded by the coding sequence ATGAATCCACTGATTTCTGCCGCTTCCGTTATTGCTGCTGGATTGGCTGTAGGGCTTGCTTCTATTGGACCTGGAGTTGGTCAAGGTACTGCTGCGGGTCAAGCTGTAGAAGGTATCGCGAGACAGCCCGAGGCGGAGGGAAAAATACGAGGTACTTTATTGCTTAGTCTAGCTTTTATGGAAGCTTTAACCATTTATGGCCTGGTTGTAGCATTAGCACTTTTATTTGCGAATCCTTTTGTTTAA
- the psbD gene encoding photosystem II protein D2: MTIALGKVTKDENDLFDIMDDWLRRDRFVFVGWSGLLLFPCAYFAVGGWFTGTTFVTSWYTHGLASSYLEGCNFLTAAVSTPANSLAHSLLLLWGPEAQGDFTRWCQLGGLWTFVALHGAFGLIGFMLRQFELARSVQLRPYNAIAFSGPIAVFVSVFLIYPLGQSGWFFAPSFGVAAIFRFILFFQGFHNWTLNPFHMMGVAGVLGAALLCAIHGATVENTLFEDGDGANTFRAFNPTQAEETYSMVTANRFWSQIFGVAFSNKRWLHFFMLFVPVTGLWMSALGVVGLALNLRAYDFVSQEIRAAEDPEFETFYTKNILLNEGIRAWMAAQDQPHENLIFPEEVLPRGNAL, from the coding sequence ATGACTATAGCCCTTGGTAAAGTTACCAAAGACGAAAATGATTTGTTTGATATTATGGATGACTGGTTACGGAGGGACCGTTTCGTTTTTGTAGGCTGGTCCGGCCTATTGCTCTTTCCTTGTGCCTATTTCGCTGTAGGGGGTTGGTTCACAGGTACAACCTTTGTAACTTCATGGTATACCCATGGATTGGCCAGTTCCTATTTGGAAGGCTGCAATTTCTTAACTGCCGCAGTTTCTACTCCTGCGAATAGTTTAGCACATTCTTTGTTATTACTATGGGGTCCTGAAGCACAAGGAGATTTTACTCGTTGGTGTCAATTAGGCGGTCTGTGGACTTTTGTTGCTCTCCACGGCGCTTTCGGACTAATAGGTTTCATGTTGCGTCAATTCGAACTTGCGCGATCTGTTCAATTGCGACCTTATAATGCAATCGCATTCTCTGGTCCAATTGCCGTTTTTGTTTCTGTATTCCTGATTTATCCACTAGGTCAGTCTGGTTGGTTCTTTGCGCCTAGTTTTGGTGTAGCAGCTATATTTCGATTTATCCTCTTTTTTCAAGGATTTCATAACTGGACATTGAACCCATTTCATATGATGGGAGTTGCAGGTGTATTGGGCGCTGCTTTGCTATGCGCTATTCATGGTGCTACCGTAGAAAATACTTTATTTGAAGATGGTGATGGGGCAAATACATTCCGTGCTTTTAACCCAACTCAAGCTGAAGAAACTTATTCAATGGTCACTGCTAATCGTTTTTGGTCCCAAATCTTTGGGGTTGCTTTTTCCAATAAACGTTGGTTACATTTCTTTATGTTATTTGTACCAGTAACTGGTTTATGGATGAGTGCTCTTGGAGTAGTCGGTCTGGCCTTGAACCTACGTGCCTATGACTTCGTTTCTCAGGAAATTCGCGCGGCGGAAGATCCTGAATTTGAAACTTTCTACACCAAAAATATTCTCTTAAACGAAGGTATTCGTGCTTGGATGGCGGCTCAAGATCAGCCTCATGAAAACCTTATATTCCCTGAGGAGGTTCTACCCCGTGGAAACGCTCTTTAA
- the rpoC2 gene encoding RNA polymerase beta'' subunit (one of four subunits of the minimal PEP RNA polymerase catalytic core), with translation MEVLMAERPTQVFHNKVIDGTAMKRLISRFIDHYGIGYTSHILDQVKTLGFRQATAASISLGIDDLLTIPSKRWLVQDAEQQSFILEKHHHYGNVHAVEKLRQSIEIWYATSEYLRQEMNPNFRMTDPFNPVHIMSFSGARGNASQVHQLVGMRGLMSDPQGQMIDLPIQSNLREGLSLTEYIISCYGARKGVVDTAIRTSDAGYLTRRLVEVVQHIVVRRTDCGTVRGISVSPRNGMMTDRIFIQTLIGRVLADDIYIGSRCIATRNQDIGVGLVSRFITFRAQPISIRTPFTCRSTSWICQLCYGRSPAHDDLVELGEAVGIIAGQSIGEPGTQLTLRTFHTGGVFTGGTAEHVRAPSNGKIKFNEDLVHPTRTRHGHPAFLCSRDLYVTIESEDIIHNVCIPPKSFLLVQNDQYVESEQVIAEIRARTSTLNLKEKVRKHIYSDSEGEMHWNTDVYHAPEFTYGNIHLLPKTSHLWILLGEPWRYSLGPCSIHKDQDQMNAYSLSVKPRYIANPSVTNNQVRHKFFSSYFSGKNQKGDRIPDCSELNRMTCTDHSNLRYPAILDGNSDLLAKRRRNRFIIPLESIQEGENQLIPSSGISMEIPRNGILRRNSILAYFDDPRYIRKSSGLTKYETRELNSIVNEENLIEYRGVKVFWPKYQKEVNPFFFIPVEVHILSESSSIMVRHNSIIGADTQITFNRRSRVGGLVRVKKKAEKMKLIIFSGDIHFPGKTNKAFRLIPPGGGKPNSKEYKKLKNWLYIQRMKLSRYEKKYFVLVQPVVPYKKTDGINLGRLFPPDLLQESDNLQLRVVNYILYYDPILEIWDTSIQLVRTSLVLNWDQDKKIEKACASFVEIRTNGLLRYFLRIDLAKSPISYTGKRNDLSGSGLISENGSDRANVNPFSSIYSYSKSRIKESLNPNQGTIHTLLNRNKESQSLIILSSSNCFRIGPFNDVKSPNVIKESIKKNPLIPIRNSLGPLGTGFPIYNFDLFSHLITHNQILVTNYLQLDNFKQIFQILKYYLLDENGQIYNPYSCSNIILNPFHLNWYFLHYNYCEETSPIVSLGQFLCENVCIAKKGPHLKSGQVLIVQVDSVVIRSAKPYLATPGATVHGHYGEILYEGDTLVTFIYEKSRSGDITQGLPKVEQVLEVRSIDSISMNLEKRIEGWNKSITRILGIPWAFLIGAELTIVQSRISLVNKVQKVYRSQGVQIHNRHIEIIVRQITSKVLVSEDEMSNVFSPGELIGLLRAERMGRALEEAICYQAVLLGITRASMNTQSFISEASFQETARVLAKAALLGRIDWLKGLKENVVLGGMIPVGSGFKTPSSEPNNIPNNIAFELQKKNLLEGEMKDILFYHRKLFDSCLSNNFHDTQEQSFF, from the coding sequence ATGGAGGTACTGATGGCAGAACGGCCCACTCAGGTCTTTCACAATAAAGTGATAGACGGAACTGCCATGAAACGGCTTATTAGTCGATTTATTGATCACTATGGAATAGGATATACATCACATATCCTGGATCAAGTAAAGACTCTGGGTTTCCGACAAGCTACCGCCGCATCCATTTCATTAGGAATTGATGATCTTTTAACAATACCTTCTAAAAGATGGCTAGTTCAAGACGCTGAACAACAAAGTTTTATTTTGGAAAAACACCATCATTATGGGAATGTACACGCGGTAGAAAAATTACGTCAATCGATCGAAATATGGTATGCCACAAGTGAATATTTGCGACAAGAAATGAATCCTAATTTTCGGATGACCGATCCTTTTAATCCAGTCCATATAATGTCTTTTTCGGGAGCCAGAGGAAATGCATCTCAGGTACATCAATTAGTAGGTATGAGAGGATTAATGTCGGATCCTCAAGGGCAAATGATTGATTTACCCATTCAAAGCAATTTACGCGAAGGACTGTCTTTAACAGAATACATTATTTCTTGTTACGGAGCCCGTAAAGGGGTTGTGGATACCGCTATCCGAACATCAGATGCAGGATATCTCACGCGCAGACTTGTTGAAGTAGTTCAACACATTGTTGTACGTCGAACAGATTGTGGCACCGTTCGAGGTATTTCTGTAAGTCCTCGAAATGGAATGATGACGGACAGGATTTTTATCCAAACATTAATTGGCCGTGTATTAGCAGATGATATATATATAGGTTCGCGATGTATTGCTACTAGAAATCAAGATATTGGGGTTGGACTTGTCAGTAGATTCATAACTTTTAGAGCACAACCAATCTCTATTCGAACCCCCTTTACTTGTAGGAGTACATCTTGGATTTGTCAATTATGTTATGGCCGGAGTCCAGCGCATGACGACCTGGTCGAATTGGGAGAAGCCGTAGGTATTATTGCAGGTCAATCTATTGGAGAACCGGGCACTCAATTAACATTAAGAACTTTTCATACCGGCGGAGTATTTACAGGGGGTACTGCAGAACATGTGCGAGCCCCTTCTAATGGAAAAATAAAATTCAACGAGGATTTGGTTCATCCGACACGTACACGTCATGGACATCCTGCTTTTCTATGTTCTAGAGACTTGTATGTAACTATTGAGAGTGAAGATATTATACACAATGTGTGTATTCCGCCCAAAAGTTTTCTTTTAGTTCAAAACGATCAATATGTAGAATCAGAACAAGTGATTGCTGAGATTCGCGCGAGAACCTCCACTTTGAATTTGAAAGAGAAGGTTCGAAAACATATTTATTCTGACTCAGAAGGCGAAATGCACTGGAATACTGATGTGTACCATGCACCTGAATTTACATATGGTAATATTCATCTCTTACCAAAAACAAGTCATTTATGGATATTATTAGGGGAGCCCTGGAGATACAGTCTAGGCCCTTGTTCGATCCACAAGGATCAAGATCAAATGAACGCTTATTCTCTTTCTGTCAAGCCAAGATATATTGCTAACCCCTCAGTAACTAATAATCAAGTGAGACACAAATTTTTTAGTTCGTATTTTTCTGGTAAAAATCAAAAAGGAGATAGGATTCCTGATTGTTCAGAACTGAATCGAATGACATGTACGGATCATTCTAATCTCAGATATCCGGCCATTCTCGACGGTAATTCTGATTTATTGGCAAAGAGGCGAAGAAATAGATTCATCATCCCACTCGAATCGATTCAAGAAGGCGAGAACCAACTAATACCTTCTTCAGGTATCTCAATGGAAATACCCAGAAATGGTATTCTCCGTAGAAATAGTATTCTTGCTTATTTCGATGATCCTCGATATATAAGAAAGAGCTCGGGACTTACTAAATATGAGACTCGAGAACTAAATTCAATCGTCAACGAAGAGAATTTGATTGAGTATCGAGGAGTCAAGGTATTTTGGCCAAAATACCAAAAGGAAGTAAATCCATTTTTTTTTATTCCCGTGGAAGTCCACATTTTGTCCGAATCTTCTTCCATAATGGTACGGCACAATAGTATTATTGGGGCAGATACACAAATCACTTTCAATAGAAGAAGTCGGGTAGGCGGATTGGTCCGAGTGAAGAAAAAAGCAGAAAAAATGAAACTGATAATCTTTTCTGGAGATATCCATTTTCCTGGAAAGACAAATAAGGCATTCCGATTGATACCGCCAGGAGGGGGAAAACCAAATTCCAAAGAATACAAAAAATTGAAAAATTGGCTCTATATCCAACGAATGAAACTTTCCAGGTATGAAAAAAAGTATTTTGTTTTGGTTCAACCTGTAGTCCCATATAAAAAAACGGATGGTATAAATTTAGGAAGACTTTTCCCGCCGGATCTCTTGCAGGAAAGTGATAATCTACAACTTCGAGTTGTCAATTATATCCTTTATTACGACCCAATTCTTGAAATTTGGGACACAAGTATTCAATTAGTTCGGACTTCTTTAGTGTTGAATTGGGACCAAGACAAAAAAATCGAAAAGGCCTGTGCTTCCTTTGTTGAAATAAGGACAAATGGTTTGCTTAGATATTTTCTAAGAATCGACTTAGCTAAGTCACCTATTTCTTATACCGGAAAAAGGAACGATCTGTCGGGTTCAGGATTGATCTCTGAGAATGGATCAGATCGCGCTAATGTCAATCCATTTTCTTCCATTTATTCCTATTCCAAGTCAAGGATTAAAGAATCCCTTAATCCAAATCAAGGAACTATCCATACGTTGTTGAATCGAAATAAGGAATCTCAATCTTTGATAATTTTGTCATCATCCAATTGTTTTCGAATAGGCCCATTCAACGATGTAAAATCTCCCAATGTGATAAAAGAATCAATCAAAAAGAACCCCCTAATTCCAATTAGGAATTCGTTGGGCCCGTTAGGAACAGGTTTTCCAATTTATAATTTTGATTTATTTTCCCATTTAATAACCCATAATCAGATCTTGGTAACTAACTATTTGCAACTTGACAATTTCAAACAGATTTTTCAAATACTTAAATATTATTTACTGGATGAAAATGGTCAAATTTATAATCCCTATTCATGCAGTAACATCATTTTGAATCCATTCCATTTGAATTGGTATTTTCTCCATTACAATTATTGTGAAGAGACATCTCCAATCGTTAGTCTTGGGCAGTTTCTTTGTGAAAATGTATGTATAGCAAAAAAAGGACCGCATTTAAAATCGGGTCAAGTTCTAATTGTTCAAGTTGACTCTGTGGTAATACGATCAGCTAAGCCTTATTTGGCTACTCCAGGAGCAACTGTTCATGGACATTATGGGGAAATCCTTTACGAAGGCGATACATTAGTTACATTTATATATGAAAAATCAAGATCTGGTGATATAACGCAAGGTCTTCCAAAAGTGGAACAGGTGTTAGAAGTGCGTTCGATTGATTCAATATCGATGAATCTCGAAAAGAGGATTGAGGGTTGGAACAAATCTATAACAAGAATTCTTGGAATTCCTTGGGCATTCTTGATTGGTGCTGAACTAACTATAGTGCAAAGTCGTATCTCTTTGGTTAATAAGGTCCAAAAGGTTTATCGCTCCCAGGGGGTGCAGATACATAATAGGCATATAGAAATTATTGTACGTCAAATAACATCAAAAGTTTTGGTTTCAGAAGATGAAATGTCTAATGTTTTTTCGCCCGGAGAACTAATTGGATTGTTGCGAGCGGAACGAATGGGACGCGCTTTGGAAGAAGCGATCTGTTACCAAGCCGTCTTATTGGGAATAACAAGAGCATCTATGAATACTCAAAGTTTCATATCCGAAGCTAGTTTTCAAGAAACTGCTAGAGTTTTAGCAAAAGCAGCTCTCCTGGGCCGTATCGATTGGTTGAAAGGCCTGAAAGAAAACGTTGTTCTGGGGGGGATGATACCTGTTGGTAGCGGCTTCAAAACACCTTCAAGCGAACCTAACAACATTCCTAACAACATTGCCTTTGAACTCCAAAAAAAGAATCTATTAGAGGGGGAAATGAAAGATATTTTGTTCTACCACAGAAAATTATTTGATTCTTGCCTTTCAAATAATTTCCATGATACACAAGAACAATCATTTTTTTAG
- the atpF gene encoding ATP synthase CF0 B subunit produces the protein MKNVTDSFVSLGHWPSAGSFGFNTDILATNLINLSVVLGVLIFFGKGVLSDLLDNRKQRILNTIRNSEELREGAIEQLEKARARLRKVEIEADQFRVNGYSEIEREKLNLIDSTYKTLEQLENYKNETINFEQQKASNQVRQRVFQQALQGALGTLNSCLNSELHLRTISANIGILGAMKEITD, from the exons ATGAAAAATGTAACCGATTCTTTCGTTTCTTTGGGCCACTGGCCATCCGCCGGGAGTTTCGGGTTTAATACCGATATTTTAGCAACAAATCTAATAAATCTAAGTGTAGTGCTTGGGGTCTTGATCTTTTTTGGAAAGGGAGTG TTAAGTGATTTATTAGATAATCGAAAACAGAGAATCTTGAATACTATTAGAAATTCAGAAGAATTGCGCGAGGGGGCCATCGAACAGCTGGAAAAAGCCCGGGCTCGCTTACGGAAAGTAGAAATAGAAGCAGATCAGTTTCGCGTGAATGGATACTCTGAGATAGAGCGAGAAAAATTGAATTTGATTGATTCAACTTATAAGACTTTGGAACAACTAGAAAATTACAAAAATGAAACTATAAATTTTGAACAACAAAAAGCGAGTAATCAAGTCCGACAACGGGTTTTCCAACAAGCCTTACAAGGAGCTCTAGGAACTCTGAATAGTTGTTTAAACAGCGAGTTACATTTACGTACTATCAGTGCCAATATTGGCATATTGGGGGCGATGAAAGAAATAACGGATTAG
- the atpA gene encoding ATP synthase CF1 alpha subunit (ATPase alpha subunit), translating into MVTIQADEISNIIRERIEQYNREVKIVNTGTVLQVGDGIARIHGLDEVMAGELVEFEEGTIGIALNLESTNVGVVLMGDGLLIQEGSSVKATGRIAQIPVSEAYLGRVINALAKPIDGRGEISSSEYRLIESPAPGIISRRSVYEPLQTGLIAIDSMIPIGRGQRELIIGDRQTGKTAVATDTILNQQGKNVICVYVAIGQKASSVAQVVTNFQERGAMEYTIVVAETADSPATLQYLAPYTGAALAEYFMYRERHTSIIYDDPSKQAQAYRQMSLLLRRPPGREAYPGDVFYLHSRLLERAAKLSSLLGEGSMTALPIVETQSGDVSAYIPTNVISITDGQIFLSADLFNAGIRPAINVGISVSRVGSAAQIKAMKQVAGKLKLELAQFAELEAFAQFASDLDKATQNQLARGQRLRELLKQSQSAPLGVEEQVLTIYTGTNGYLDSLEIGQVRKFLVELRTYLKTNKPQFQEIISSTKTFTEEAEAILKEAIKEQRERFILQEQAA; encoded by the coding sequence ATGGTAACCATTCAAGCCGACGAAATTAGTAATATTATCCGTGAACGTATTGAGCAATATAATAGAGAAGTAAAGATTGTAAATACCGGTACCGTACTTCAAGTAGGTGATGGCATTGCTCGTATTCATGGTCTTGATGAAGTAATGGCGGGTGAATTAGTAGAATTTGAAGAGGGTACAATAGGCATTGCTCTTAATTTGGAATCAACTAATGTTGGTGTTGTATTAATGGGTGATGGTTTGCTGATACAAGAAGGGAGTTCTGTAAAAGCAACAGGAAGAATTGCTCAGATACCAGTGAGTGAGGCCTATTTGGGTCGTGTTATAAACGCGCTGGCTAAACCTATTGATGGTAGAGGTGAAATTTCATCTTCTGAATATAGGTTAATTGAATCGCCCGCTCCAGGGATTATTTCTCGACGTTCTGTATATGAGCCTCTTCAAACAGGGCTTATTGCTATTGATTCAATGATTCCGATAGGACGTGGTCAGCGCGAATTAATTATTGGGGACAGGCAGACCGGTAAAACAGCAGTAGCAACAGATACAATTCTAAATCAACAAGGCAAAAATGTAATATGCGTTTATGTAGCTATTGGTCAAAAAGCATCTTCTGTGGCTCAGGTAGTGACTAATTTCCAGGAAAGGGGCGCGATGGAATATACCATTGTGGTAGCCGAAACGGCGGATTCCCCTGCTACATTACAATACCTCGCTCCTTATACAGGAGCAGCTCTGGCTGAATATTTTATGTACCGTGAACGACACACTTCAATCATTTATGATGATCCCTCTAAACAAGCCCAAGCTTATCGCCAAATGTCTCTTCTATTACGAAGACCGCCTGGGCGCGAAGCTTATCCAGGGGATGTTTTTTATTTACATTCACGCCTTTTGGAAAGAGCTGCTAAATTAAGTTCTCTTTTAGGTGAAGGAAGTATGACCGCTTTACCAATAGTGGAAACCCAATCGGGAGATGTTTCGGCTTATATTCCTACTAATGTCATTTCGATTACTGATGGACAAATATTCTTATCTGCTGATCTATTCAATGCTGGAATCCGACCCGCTATTAATGTGGGGATCTCTGTTTCCAGAGTGGGGTCTGCAGCTCAAATTAAAGCTATGAAACAAGTAGCCGGTAAATTAAAATTGGAACTGGCACAATTCGCAGAATTAGAAGCTTTTGCACAATTTGCTTCTGATCTCGATAAAGCTACTCAGAATCAATTGGCAAGAGGTCAACGCTTACGTGAATTGCTTAAACAATCCCAATCCGCCCCTCTCGGGGTAGAAGAACAGGTACTGACTATTTATACCGGAACAAATGGTTATCTTGATTCATTAGAAATTGGACAGGTAAGGAAATTTCTTGTTGAGTTACGTACTTACTTAAAAACCAATAAACCGCAGTTTCAAGAAATAATATCTTCTACCAAGACATTCACCGAGGAAGCAGAAGCCATTTTGAAAGAAGCTATTAAGGAACAGAGGGAACGTTTTATACTTCAGGAACAAGCAGCCTAA
- the psbC gene encoding photosystem II 44 kDa protein (CP43): MKTLYSLRRFYPVETLFNGTLALAGRDQETTGFAWWAGNARLINLSGKLLGAHVAHAGLIVFWAGAMNLFEVAHFVPEKPMYEQGLILLPHLATLGWGVGPGGEVIDTFPYFVSGVLHLISSAVLGFGGIYHALLGPETLEESFPFFGYVWKDRNKMTTILGIHLILLGIGAFLLVFKALYFGGVYDTWAPGGGDVRKITNLTLSPSIIFGYLLKSPFGGEGWIVSVDDLEDIIGGHVWLGSICILGGIWHILTKPFAWARRALVWSGEAYLSYSLAAISVFGFIACCFVWFNNTAYPSEFYGPTGPEASQAQAFTFLVRDQRLGANVGSAQGPTGLGKYLMRSPTGEVIFGGETMRFWDLRAPWLEPLRGPNGLDLSRLKKDIQPWQERRSAEYMTHAPLGSLNSVGGVATEINAVNYVSPRSWLATSHFVLGFFFFVGHLWHAGRARAAAAGFEKGIDRDFEPVLSMTPLN; the protein is encoded by the coding sequence ATGAAAACCTTATATTCCCTGAGGAGGTTCTACCCCGTGGAAACGCTCTTTAATGGAACTTTAGCTTTAGCTGGTCGTGACCAAGAAACCACTGGTTTCGCTTGGTGGGCCGGGAATGCCCGGCTTATCAATTTATCTGGTAAACTACTAGGGGCTCATGTAGCCCATGCCGGATTAATCGTATTTTGGGCCGGAGCAATGAATCTATTTGAAGTGGCTCATTTCGTACCAGAGAAGCCTATGTATGAACAAGGATTAATTTTACTTCCCCACCTAGCTACTCTAGGTTGGGGGGTGGGTCCTGGTGGGGAAGTTATAGATACTTTTCCATACTTTGTATCCGGAGTACTTCATTTAATTTCCTCTGCAGTATTGGGCTTTGGCGGTATTTATCATGCACTTTTAGGGCCTGAGACGCTTGAAGAATCTTTTCCATTCTTCGGTTATGTATGGAAAGATAGAAATAAAATGACCACAATTTTAGGTATTCACTTAATCTTGTTAGGTATAGGTGCTTTTCTTCTAGTATTCAAGGCTCTTTATTTTGGGGGCGTATATGATACTTGGGCTCCGGGAGGAGGAGATGTAAGAAAAATAACCAACTTGACGCTTAGCCCAAGTATCATATTTGGTTATTTACTAAAATCGCCCTTTGGGGGAGAAGGATGGATTGTTAGTGTAGACGATTTGGAAGATATAATCGGAGGCCATGTATGGTTAGGTTCCATTTGTATACTTGGTGGAATTTGGCATATCTTAACCAAACCCTTCGCATGGGCTCGACGAGCACTTGTATGGTCTGGAGAGGCTTACTTATCTTATAGTTTAGCGGCTATATCTGTCTTTGGTTTCATTGCTTGTTGTTTTGTCTGGTTCAATAATACCGCTTATCCTAGTGAGTTTTACGGACCCACTGGACCAGAAGCTTCTCAAGCTCAAGCATTTACTTTTCTAGTTAGAGACCAACGTCTTGGAGCTAACGTTGGATCTGCTCAAGGTCCTACCGGTTTAGGTAAATATTTAATGCGTTCCCCGACTGGAGAAGTCATTTTTGGAGGAGAAACTATGCGTTTTTGGGATCTGCGTGCTCCTTGGTTAGAACCCCTAAGGGGTCCAAATGGGTTGGACTTAAGTCGGCTGAAAAAAGACATACAACCTTGGCAAGAACGTCGTTCCGCAGAATATATGACCCATGCTCCTTTAGGTTCTTTAAATTCCGTGGGTGGCGTAGCTACCGAGATCAATGCAGTCAATTATGTCTCTCCTAGAAGTTGGTTAGCTACTTCTCATTTTGTTCTAGGATTCTTCTTCTTCGTAGGGCATTTGTGGCACGCAGGAAGAGCTCGTGCAGCTGCAGCAGGATTTGAAAAAGGAATTGATCGTGATTTTGAACCTGTTCTTTCCATGACCCCTCTTAATTGA